In Streptomyces nojiriensis, one genomic interval encodes:
- a CDS encoding GntR family transcriptional regulator, translating to MTQTAHSSSPPGKQMLSEQVYAHLRDAIMRGDHSPGAPLKPQDLAKEQGVSLAVVREALVRVVGEGLADRLPNRGFAVPSFSDRRWQEIAEARRTVEPVVLRMSIERGDVDWEARVRAAHHRLVRTPAYVPQESEYYTSAWAEAHKAFHRTLLEGCDNSALLETFDRLWTASELARRWSAHRNPDRDGAEEHRRLEEAALARDADTAAALLVQHLTLTAAALTDDSGL from the coding sequence ATGACTCAGACGGCGCACTCCTCCAGCCCGCCGGGGAAGCAGATGCTTTCCGAGCAGGTCTACGCACACCTGCGAGACGCGATCATGCGCGGGGACCACTCCCCCGGCGCCCCCCTCAAACCGCAGGATCTCGCCAAGGAGCAGGGCGTGAGCTTGGCCGTGGTGCGCGAGGCGCTCGTGCGGGTGGTCGGCGAGGGGCTCGCCGACCGGCTGCCCAACCGCGGTTTCGCGGTCCCGTCCTTCTCCGACCGCCGCTGGCAAGAGATCGCGGAAGCCCGCCGGACCGTCGAACCGGTCGTACTGCGCATGTCCATCGAACGCGGCGACGTCGACTGGGAGGCCCGCGTGCGGGCCGCCCACCATCGCCTGGTGCGCACTCCGGCGTACGTGCCGCAGGAGAGCGAGTACTACACAAGCGCGTGGGCCGAGGCTCACAAGGCCTTCCACCGCACCTTGCTGGAGGGGTGTGACAACAGCGCACTGCTGGAGACCTTCGACCGTTTGTGGACCGCGAGTGAGCTGGCCCGCCGTTGGTCGGCTCACCGCAACCCCGACCGGGACGGCGCCGAGGAACATCGCAGGCTGGAGGAGGCGGCGCTGGCCCGCGACGCCGACACCGCAGCCGCGCTCCTGGTCCAGCACCTCACCTTGACCGCGGCGGCTCTGACCGACGATTCAGGCCTCTGA